The genome window GACCGCGGCCGGCTCTCCCACGAAGGTGATCACACTGCGGTTGTGGTCCGGATCGGCCTCCACATCCAGAACGATGACATCCGGCACGCTGGTAATCGCCGCGACGAGCTGGTCAATGACCTCTTTGCGCTGACCCTCGCTGAAGTTGGGCACACATTCGACGATTTGCTTCATGGTTTCCCCCGATTCTCTGTGATGATATGGTGAGTGCCGCCGTAGGCGCTCGCCGGCGGCCCTCATGGCCCAACTGCAAATGATAACCCCGCGAACCGGGTTTCGGCGCGGGGATATATTTGGAGTGTATTGTAACATCAAGCGCGCAAAGCGTCAAAATGCCCTGCCAGGGCGCATTGGGTACCCTGGCAGGACAATTATGCTTCCTACTCCGCTTCACACAGCATTTTCAGGTTTTCCAGGGTCTGTTCCAGCGCGCGTTCTTGCATGCGCTCGATAACCAGGCGATCAGCAATCTTGCCGAGCGCTGAGCCGGGCACAGTATACTCGATGTCCACCGCCACTTCTGTGCCGTCCGCTTGCGGCGTGTAGGTCCATGTTTGCTTGCCGGCCAGCGGGCCCTCGATACTGCCCTTCCATCGCCCGCCCTCGGGGCCAAAGTAATCCTCCAGCACGCGGCTGGTGACGGGAAAGCGCACGCCGGCCATTAAGTAGCTGTGCTTCACCACTGTGCCGACTTCCCCCTGACCCGTCAGCTCCTCAGGCTCGCTGAGCCCAACCCAGAAGGTGGCCCAGCGGAGCGGGTCCCGAGCAAAAGCATAGACCTTCTCGACCGGGGCGCGTATGATAATGTGTTGTTTCAAGTGTGCCATAGTTCGCCTCCTTTTGGATACATCTCACGGATGGACTTTCAACACCAGCGGCAGGTAGACATGGAAACCTGCCGGCATGCCGGCCATGCTCCTGCCCCAGAAACCGCCGGCGAGCGTGAACGCACCGCCGCTCAGCAGGCCGGCATCCAGCTGACCAGCCGTACCTCCCAATGCATAGCCGCCGCCCTCGCCGAAAGTGATACCACCGCCATCTACCGTATTCCAGGTGAGGTCATAACCGCCGCCGGTTTGGGCCGCGGCCAGGCCGGACAGGGCAACCAAGAGCAGTATGCCAACGGTCAAAATCACCGAGGTGAAGCCGTGCTTGCCTCTCATCCTTGTCTCCCCTCCCCTCAGTACACCTTAATGCTCCCGGCAGGGTACAGCTTGATCTTCCCACCCCCGCCAACCCTCAGGCCTCGCGAGAAGATGCCCTCGGAGTAAAACCTGGTGCCCGGGTCATTGTTCCCGATAATCTCGGCGGTGGTCGCTTCCGCACAGGTGACCTTCTTGCCTGGCAGGAATTGAAACCAGGCGCCTCCCTGAATGGTGACGTTGTACAGCAACAGGTCGCAGTACACATAGTAGGGGACGCTGGCGGGACTGAACAATCCGGCAATATGCACACACATCCCCGTCCGGGGATAAATCATGCGCACCATCTCGTACTTTCCCCAATCGCAGGGGCCTCGGCAGTCGAATTGATCCAGCGTGTACCAGGTGGTATGCCCATCTCCCCATCCGTAATTCGCGTGCACCTGATACTGCCCGCTTGTGTCATCATACCCATCAACCACAATCAGGTGGGCAAAGTCGGTATCCGCGATGCGGTACAGCATGGGGCGATTGTGGTCCACCTCCTCCACAATCATGTACCACCATTCCATGAAATTGTAACTATCGCGTTCCTCGCACCAGGGTTCATCCCATTCGGGGTCCGAGTAGAAGAAATGGTCTTCAAAGGCATCGCGGGCGTCATCGTAATACCAGTTGCACATATACGCTGTGGTAGAGGAACAGCCGTAGTCAATATCCAGCGTGGAGCCGGCATCCGCGACCAGGTCAGCCACGGCATCAATCTCCGCTTGCGTCACCGGCCTTCCGGTCGCATCCTCAAATCGGC of Anaerolineae bacterium contains these proteins:
- a CDS encoding SRPBCC family protein yields the protein MAHLKQHIIIRAPVEKVYAFARDPLRWATFWVGLSEPEELTGQGEVGTVVKHSYLMAGVRFPVTSRVLEDYFGPEGGRWKGSIEGPLAGKQTWTYTPQADGTEVAVDIEYTVPGSALGKIADRLVIERMQERALEQTLENLKMLCEAE